A single Hippocampus zosterae strain Florida chromosome 1, ASM2543408v3, whole genome shotgun sequence DNA region contains:
- the kiaa0232 gene encoding uncharacterized protein KIAA0232 homolog, producing the protein MRPVSTDSDGPAPPETLSCSDPLVAPLPASEMSLFQSLGPVQSWLGQELEKCGIDAMIYTRYVLSLLLHDSYDYDLQDYLHENDIFLGWEKGTGKKWSKSKKKGGSDLSLEEMKKQAAVQCLRSASDENSGIESLVEELCSKLRDIQNKQKEEKQIQKKSDGAHSPERFESPSSKDQVEMYYEAFPPLSEKPVCLQEIMTVWNKAKACAYSSSSSSAAPQTSTDTSSPKDCNSECEAAKERNPEACATVTSATTERGQHRRSKKEKENRYRGGAAAEEKNTAHSKRQARHRSEGKYRPRSWSSGSSEGGSSSSGNQGDKSFRSKALRVRHKSREVGKNKRQRNGGQPKLQPKAADKEEQRNTGGTTGKPPPQLYKKNRRSLKEIYKDPAWPQATEMRFEERKEYMEEPLWYTEPITDYFVPFSSKQSKLETKYRSKVGAPVDFASAADAAALPERIRGICVANESYPRAYLAAGSFVDGHFVEADEEAAELVGTSSCPRPEDRGHLDDKHLPEFDDFYEVDIYQSILDTSASDSLRESRILGMIRQKSKEQSCSAFDGPEQRGKSAIRADLEEASGSYGFLMEDLHSMAQVWGCFSPSTSDDIDGESFMGDSPVRLSPLLDSVSFTLRNLSANAAEPRVPETAGEASGPNSSGFSLFELQYDSPTLSFPGDALSVTHDGNADANKQSRLLIWTKNSAFDETEHCSNLSTRTCSPWSHSEETRSDNEHGTIAAEDPAAPIGTEEIDCIIPPISGTYLEDEILDFLQEDPGRKCEEAASICTASCQTYTKKSKLESLCGIALEEDESKAYRTSVFSENANQQRGEYSSGIIKDIWSAVGEAKSAAASRQGGEKMSEKVFSEDSGAYCGSCLEVPAKGGPVEAPQKKAVQRSEYHLWEGKNEEQDLAKNKVSKLDGAGDYTTPSKPWDLRSDKDGTSFIIGGVYGEFTTLSCDKNWAVVPPNESRHGLLPSSAASRSGSEMLAIAGADVLVNKGGCFAPGHRRLWRPLVSFGQSEHAIAGSRDGFNKGFSFIFREDLLGSYDGLRGQERRLEYPFGSLDLNNPFSQVLHVECSFEPEDMASFSPGFKPKSILCSDSESEAFCPRIYGINQTQYRAIRISPRTHFRPISASELSPGGVSDSEAETDKEETSFPVPPPVDVFDDPQADLKPLEDDAECEGPYYGKSELESGKFLPRLKKSGMEKSAQTSLDSQEGPGVLLPIAEQEIFLDDVSTAGGRTSSSVTPSRKEQSPVEKASCLRVAAAQIPKYGIAYDFVRDVPQFPLLNRSGQGVSGNQDDECWWQNALGPPLFPGSQCTGSSNI; encoded by the exons ATGCGTCCCGTGAGCACCGATTCAGACGGCCCCGCTCCTCCCGAGACGCTCTCTTGCTCCGACCCCCTCGTGGCCCCCCTGCCCGCTTCAGAGATGTCCCTGTTCCAGTCGCTGGGTCCAGTACAAAGCTGGCTGGGCCAGGAGCTGGAGAAGTGCGGGATCGATGCCATGATTTACACCCGCTATGTCCTCAGCCTCCTCCTGCATGACAGCTACGACTATGACCTGCAGGACTACCTTCAC GAGAATGACATCTTTTTGGGCTGGGAGAAAGGAACTGGGAAGAAATGGAGCAAGAGTAAGAAGAAGGGAGGCAGCGACCTGAGTCTggaggaaatgaagaaacaagCGGCCGTGCAATGTCTGCGTTCTGCATCTGATGAG aACTCTGGAATTGAAAGCCTGGTCGAGGAACTTTGCTCCAAACTAAGggacattcaaaacaaacagaaag aggAAAAACAGATCCAAAAAAAGTCTGATGGCGCACATTCTCCCGAACGATTTGAGTCCCCCTCTTCAAAGGACCAGGTGGAAAT GTATTATGAAGCCTTCCCACCTTTGTCAGAGAAGCCCGTTTGTCTCCAAGAGATCATGACCGTGTGGAACAAAGCCAAGGCCTGCGCATACTCGAGTTCATCCTCCTCGGCCGCTCCGCAGACCAGCACAGACACTTCCTCCCCGAAAGATTGCAACAGCGAATGCGAGGCCGCCAAGGAGCGCAACCCCGAAGCGTGCGCTACCGTCACCAGCGCCACAACGGAGAGAGGCCAGCACCGCCGAAgcaagaaggagaaagagaaccGATACCGCGGCGGCGCGGCGGCAGAGGAGAAGAACACGGCCCACTCCAAGAGGCAAGCCAGACACAGGTCCGAGGGCAAATATCGGCCCCGATCCTGGTCCTCCGGCTCCAGCGAGGGGGGGTCCAGCTCAAGCGGGAACCAGGGCGACAAGTCGTTCAGAAGCAAGGCGCTTAGGGTAAGGCACAAATCCAGGGAGGTTGGGAAGAATAAGAGGCAGCGCAACGGCGGACAGCCCAAGCTCCAGCCGAAGGCTGCGGATAAAGAGGAGCAACGAAACACGGGGGGGACGACGGGCAAACCGCCGCCGCAGCTTTACAAGAAGAATAGGAGATCCCTGAAAGAGATTTATAAAGATCCCGCCTGGCCGCAAGCAACCGAGATGAGGTTTGAGGAGAGAAAGGAATACATGGAGGAGCCACTTTGGTACACTGAGCCCATCACAGACTATTTTGTACCGTTTAGCAGCAAGCAAAGCAAGCTGGAAACAAAGTATCGGAGCAAAGTGGGCGCCCCGGTAGACTTTGCCTCGGCAGCTGACGCGGCCGCGCTGCCGGAAAGAATCCGGGGAATCTGCGTCGCCAACGAGAGCTACCCGAGAGCGTACCTCGCCGCGGGCTCCTTTGTGGACGGCCATTTTGTGGAAGCGGACGAGGAGGCGGCGGAACTCGTCGGGACCTCGAGCTGCCCTCGGCCAGAGGATCGCGGACATTTAGATGACAAGCATCTGCCAGAATTCGACGACTTCTATGAAGTTGATATTTATCAATCCATATTGGATACCAGTGCCTCAGACTCGTTACGAGAGAGTCGGATCCTCGGCATGATTCGGCAAAAAAGCAAGGAGCAGAGTTGTTCGGCGTTCGACGGACCGGAGCAGCGAGGGAAAAGTGCAATAAGGGCAGACTTGGAGGAAGCCTCGGGATCTTACGGGTTCCTGATGGAGGATCTCCACAGCATGGCTCAAGTCTGGGGATGTTTCTCGCCGTCGACTTCAGACGATATCGACGGGGAAAGCTTCATGGGCGACTCGCCCGTCCGACTCTCCCCGCTCCTCGATAGCGTTTCCTTCACCCTGCGCAATCTATCCGCAAACGCGGCCGAGCCGCGAGTCCCCGAGACGGCCGGCGAGGCGTCCGGCCCCAACTCGTCCGGCTTCTCCCTTTTTGAGCTGCAGTACGACAGTCCCACTCTTTCTTTTCCCGGCGACGCGCTCTCCGTCACCCACGACGGCAACGCCGACGCTAACAAACAGTCTCGTCTGCTCATATGGACCAAAAATAGTGCCTTTGATGAAACTGAACACTGCTCCAACCTTTCGACGCGGACTTGCAGTCCGTGGTCGCACTCGGAAGAGACTCGTTCGGACAACGAGCACGGGACGATTGCCGCCGAGGACCCCGCCGCTCCGATCGGCACCGAGGAAATTGATTGTATCATCCCTCCGATTTCCGGTACATATCTCGAGGATGAAATCTTGGACTTCTTGCAAGAGGACCCGGGGCGCAAATGCGAGGAGGCGGCGAGTATTTGCACCGCCTCCTGTCAGACGTACaccaaaaaatccaaattggagTCCCTTTGCGGAATAGCATTGGAAGAGGACGAGAGTAAAGCGTACCGTACGAGCGTTTTCTCGGAAAACGCAAACCAGCAGAGGGGCGAGTACAGCTCAGGAATAATCAAAGACATTTGGTCCGCGGTCGGCGAGGCCAagtcggcggcggcgtcgaggcAAGGTGGGGAGAAAATGAGCGAGAAGGTGTTTTCCGAAGACTCGGGCGCTTACTGCGGCAGTTGCCTGGAGGTGCCGGCCAAGGGCGGTCCGGTTGAGGCGCCTCAGAAAAAAGCAGTGCAGCGCTCGGAGTATCACCTCTGGGAGGGCAAGAACGAAGAACAGGACTTAGCCAAAAACAAAGTCTCCAAGTTGGATGGCGCCGGGGACTACACGACTCCGTCCAAGCCCTGGGACTTGAGATCCGATAAAGACGGCACATCTTTCATCATCGGCGGCGTGTACGGCGAGTTCACGACGTTAAGTTGCGATAAGAATTGGGCCGTCGTGCCGCCGAACGAATCTCGGCACGGTTTGCTGCCGTCGAGCGCCGCGTCGCGTTCGGGTTCGGAAATGCTCGCCATCGCCGGCGCGGACGTGTTGGTGAACAAGGGCGGCTGCTTCGCTCCGGGACACCGGCGCCTGTGGAGGCCGCTGGTGTCCTTCGGCCAAAGCGAGCACGCCATCGCCGGGAGCCGAGACGGATTCAACAAGGGATTTTCTTTCATCTTCCGGGAAGATTTGCTGGGATCTTACGACGGCTTGCGCGGCCAAGAGCGGCGTTTGGAATACCCGTTTGGATCCTTGGACCTGAACAATCCCTTCTCTCAAGTCCTCCACGTGGAGTGTTCCTTTGAGCCCGAAGACATGGCCTCCTTCAGTCCGGGGTTCAAGCCGAAATCGATACTTTGCTCCGACTCGGAGAGCGAGGCCTTCTGCCCCCGGATTTACGGCATCAACCAAACGCAGTACAGGGCCATTCGCATTTCCCCCAGGACTCATTTCCGGCCGATATCGGCCTCCGAGTTGTCTCCCGGCGGGGTGAGCGATTCGGAGGCCGAGACCGACAAAGAGGAGACGAGTTTCCCCGTCCCGCCGCCGGTGGACGTCTTCGACGATCCTCAGGCGGATCTCAAACCACTCGAGGACGACGCGGAATGCGAGGGCCCGTACTACGGGAAGTCCGAACTGGAATCTGGCAAATTCCTGCCCAGGTTGAAGAAGTCTGGCATGGAGAAGAGTGCCCAGACCTCTTTGGATTCGCAGGAGGGCCCCGGCGTCCTTCTGCCCATCGCTGAGCAAGAAATATTTTTGGACGACGTGTCGACCGCAGGCGGGCGGACGAGCTCCTCGGTCACTCCGTCGCGAAAAGAGCAATCTCCGGTGGAGAAAGCCAGCTGCTTGCGCGTGGCGGCCGCTCAAATCCCCAAATACGGCATCGCGTACGACTTTGTCCGAGACGTGCCGCAG TTCCCTCTGTTAAATAGAAGTGGACAGGGAGTAAGTGGCAACCAGGACGATGAGTGCTGGTGGCAAAATGCGCTCGGCCCGCCCTTGTTCCCCGGATCTCAGTGTACAG GCAGCAGCAACATTTGA